From a single Calothrix sp. NIES-2098 genomic region:
- a CDS encoding glutamyl-tRNA(Gln) amidotransferase subunit A: MASIRELHEQLIKKERSAVEITQEALDRIQALEPKLHSFLYVTAQQALDQARAVDAKIAAGEEIGLLAGIPIGIKDNLCTKGVTTTCASRILENFVPPYESTVTQKLADAGAVMVGKTNLDEFAMGSSTENSAYQVTANPWDVSRVPGGSSGGSAAAVAAEECVVALGSDTGGSIRQPASFCGVVGLKPTYGLVSRYGLVAYASSLDQIGPFGRTVEDAAILLSAIAGYDAKDSTSLKVEIPDYAAGLKPDLKARKKIRIGIIKETFGEGLDSVVEKAVTKAIEQLQHLGAEIHVVSCPRFRYGLPSYYIIAPSEASANLARYDGVKYGLRVPDADNLLSMYTRTRASGFGTEVKRRIMIGTYALSAGYYDAYYLKAQKVRTLIKEDFEKAFEQVDVLVCPTAPTTAFKAGEKTTDPLSMYLTDLMTIPVNLAGLPGLSVPCGFDEQGLPIGLQLIGRVLREDQLFQVAHAYEQSTTWHLSQPKIS; this comes from the coding sequence ATGGCATCCATCCGCGAGTTGCACGAACAACTAATTAAAAAAGAACGTTCTGCCGTTGAAATTACCCAAGAAGCTTTAGATCGCATCCAAGCATTAGAGCCAAAATTGCACAGTTTCTTGTATGTAACTGCACAGCAGGCGTTAGACCAGGCTCGTGCAGTGGATGCTAAAATCGCTGCTGGTGAAGAAATTGGACTGTTAGCTGGAATTCCTATTGGTATCAAAGATAATCTTTGTACCAAAGGCGTTACCACAACTTGCGCCTCCCGAATTTTAGAAAATTTTGTGCCGCCTTATGAATCAACGGTAACGCAAAAGTTGGCAGATGCTGGCGCTGTGATGGTAGGAAAAACCAATTTGGATGAGTTTGCAATGGGCAGTTCTACAGAAAACTCTGCCTACCAAGTCACGGCTAATCCTTGGGATGTGTCGCGCGTTCCAGGGGGTTCTTCTGGAGGTTCGGCGGCGGCTGTCGCGGCGGAAGAATGTGTGGTTGCCCTTGGTTCGGATACTGGTGGCTCAATTCGTCAACCAGCTTCGTTCTGCGGTGTAGTAGGGTTAAAACCGACTTACGGGCTGGTTTCTCGCTACGGTTTGGTAGCTTATGCTTCGTCTTTGGATCAAATAGGGCCTTTTGGGCGCACAGTAGAAGATGCGGCAATATTATTAAGCGCGATCGCAGGTTACGATGCCAAAGATTCTACTAGCTTAAAAGTAGAAATTCCCGATTATGCTGCTGGTCTAAAACCAGACCTCAAAGCTAGGAAAAAAATCAGAATAGGTATTATCAAAGAAACTTTTGGTGAAGGCTTGGACTCAGTGGTAGAAAAAGCTGTCACCAAAGCAATCGAGCAATTACAACATTTGGGAGCAGAAATTCATGTAGTTTCCTGTCCCCGCTTCCGCTATGGCTTACCTAGCTACTACATCATTGCCCCCTCAGAAGCTTCCGCTAACCTAGCTCGTTATGATGGTGTGAAGTATGGTTTGCGTGTACCTGATGCAGATAATCTGCTGTCGATGTACACTCGTACCCGCGCCTCTGGTTTTGGTACAGAAGTGAAACGGCGGATTATGATTGGCACTTATGCCCTTTCTGCTGGCTATTACGATGCTTACTATCTCAAAGCGCAAAAAGTTCGCACTCTGATTAAGGAAGACTTTGAGAAAGCATTTGAACAAGTTGATGTGTTAGTTTGTCCTACTGCTCCGACTACAGCATTCAAAGCCGGGGAAAAAACTACCGATCCCTTGAGTATGTATTTAACTGACTTGATGACTATTCCTGTTAATCTTGCGGGTTTACCAGGTTTAAGCGTGCCTTGTGGGTTCGATGAGCAAGGACTACCTATTGGATTGCAGCTAATTGGCAGGGTGTTGCGAGAAGATCAGCTGTTTCAGGTAGCTCACGCTTATGAGCAATCAACTACTTGGCATCTCAGTCAACCAAAAATTTCATGA
- a CDS encoding phospholipase/carboxylesterase produces the protein MNIDKLQLTLDFLLKLLLCFGIIAAIAYLAFCLLLFIQQPRFIFFPSTIVEQTPALFNLAYEEVWLPVQIRSRRVERIHGWWLKAKQPNAKVLLYLHGNGVNIGANINHAYRFYQLGFSVLLIDYRGYGRSEGAFPNEMRVYQDAVTAWNYLVQQLQIPPGHIFIYGHSLGGAIAIDLALKHPNAAGLIVESSFTSIREVVAYRNLFRIFPVDLILTQRFESIKKVPKLKMPVLFIHGTADSTVPFFMSQKLYAVAPEAKKLILVPGAEHNDVADVAGVEYMQWVDDFVQQVYVPR, from the coding sequence ATGAACATAGATAAGCTGCAACTAACATTAGATTTTTTATTAAAACTCCTACTTTGTTTCGGTATTATTGCTGCGATCGCCTATTTGGCATTTTGTTTGTTGCTTTTTATTCAGCAACCTCGGTTTATCTTCTTTCCTTCTACTATCGTTGAACAGACACCAGCACTTTTTAATCTTGCTTATGAGGAAGTTTGGCTACCAGTACAGATCCGATCGCGTCGAGTAGAACGCATCCACGGTTGGTGGCTCAAAGCTAAACAACCAAATGCCAAAGTGTTGTTATATCTACACGGTAACGGAGTTAATATTGGTGCCAATATTAACCATGCTTATAGATTTTATCAACTAGGATTTTCTGTACTGCTAATTGATTACCGGGGTTACGGTCGCAGTGAAGGTGCATTTCCCAATGAAATGAGAGTTTATCAAGATGCCGTTACAGCGTGGAATTACTTGGTACAACAACTACAGATTCCACCTGGGCACATTTTTATTTATGGGCATTCTTTGGGTGGTGCAATAGCCATTGATTTAGCGCTCAAACACCCCAATGCTGCTGGACTAATTGTAGAAAGTTCTTTCACCTCGATTCGAGAGGTAGTAGCTTACAGGAACTTGTTTCGCATATTCCCCGTCGATTTAATCCTGACACAGCGATTTGAATCAATTAAAAAAGTACCAAAGTTGAAAATGCCAGTGTTATTCATTCATGGCACTGCTGATTCAACTGTGCCGTTTTTCATGAGTCAAAAACTATATGCAGTTGCACCTGAAGCCAAAAAGCTGATTTTAGTTCCTGGTGCAGAACATAATGATGTCGCAGATGTAGCTGGTGTGGAATATATGCAATGGGTGGATGACTTTGTTCAACAAGTGTATGTTCCCAGGTAA
- a CDS encoding fumarylacetoacetase: MTYTIDATHDPNLRSWVESANEEDTDFPIQNLPFGVFRIQGSAEPPRIGVAIGDKILDLARCSQLGLFAELPEQLQAACTAPNLNLLMGMESQARLALRHRLSELLRYDIQQPPPEAEILIFISEAELLLPAIIGDYTDFYASIFHATNVGKLFRPDNPLLSNYKYVPIAYHGRASSIVTSDTYIQRPSGQIKKPEDSSPSFTASQMLDYELEVGFFVSAGNQLGRPINIDKAEEHIFGLCLVNDWSARDIQAWEYQPLGPFLAKSFATTISPWVVTLEALAPFRCPAFGRSQDDPQPLPYLSSSLNNSLGGIDITLEVWMRSAQMQEQGLQPFRLSRGSFQQMYWTIAQMLTHHSSNGCNLRSGDLLASGTVSGAEEGSQGCLLEMTQRGSKPIELPTGEVRKFLSDGDEVILRGYCEKGGYKRVGFGECRGKILIPEL; the protein is encoded by the coding sequence ATGACCTATACCATTGACGCCACCCATGACCCAAATTTACGCAGTTGGGTAGAGTCAGCCAATGAAGAAGACACTGATTTTCCGATCCAAAATTTGCCTTTTGGTGTATTTCGCATTCAGGGTAGCGCTGAACCGCCACGAATTGGGGTTGCAATTGGAGACAAGATTTTAGATTTAGCTAGATGTTCCCAACTTGGCTTATTTGCAGAACTTCCCGAACAGCTGCAAGCAGCTTGTACAGCACCGAATTTAAATTTATTGATGGGAATGGAAAGCCAAGCGAGATTAGCGTTGCGTCATCGCTTAAGCGAGTTATTGCGATACGACATACAACAGCCTCCTCCAGAAGCTGAAATTCTCATTTTCATATCTGAAGCCGAACTTTTATTACCAGCAATTATTGGCGATTATACTGATTTTTACGCCTCAATATTTCACGCCACCAATGTAGGAAAGCTTTTCCGTCCGGATAATCCATTGCTTTCCAACTATAAATATGTACCTATCGCCTATCATGGACGGGCTTCCTCAATTGTGACAAGTGATACTTATATTCAGCGTCCCAGCGGTCAAATCAAGAAACCAGAAGATTCATCTCCCAGTTTTACAGCTTCTCAAATGCTGGATTATGAATTGGAAGTTGGGTTTTTTGTCAGTGCTGGAAATCAGTTAGGACGACCCATAAATATAGATAAAGCTGAAGAACATATATTTGGATTATGCTTGGTGAATGACTGGTCAGCACGAGATATCCAAGCATGGGAATATCAACCCCTTGGCCCGTTTTTAGCCAAGAGTTTTGCGACAACAATTTCTCCTTGGGTAGTCACCTTAGAAGCTTTAGCACCCTTTCGTTGTCCGGCTTTTGGTCGCAGTCAAGACGATCCTCAACCTTTACCTTATCTCTCTTCGTCACTTAATAATAGTTTAGGCGGTATCGATATTACGCTGGAAGTTTGGATGCGTTCAGCCCAGATGCAAGAACAAGGCTTGCAACCGTTTCGTTTGAGTCGTGGTTCTTTCCAGCAGATGTATTGGACAATAGCGCAAATGCTTACTCATCACTCAAGTAATGGGTGTAACTTGCGTTCGGGAGATTTGCTGGCTAGTGGGACAGTCTCTGGTGCGGAAGAAGGTTCTCAGGGTTGTTTGCTGGAAATGACTCAACGTGGTTCCAAACCTATTGAACTACCTACAGGTGAAGTCAGAAAATTTTTGTCTGATGGAGATGAAGTTATTCTGCGGGGATATTGTGAGAAAGGAGGTTATAAGCGAGTGGGATTTGGAGAATGTCGAGGTAAAATCCTAATTCCCGAATTGTAG
- a CDS encoding SugE homolog, probable drug efflux protein, with protein MAWIYLLIAGLLEMGWAIGLKYTQGFTKLGPSIATVACMVVSFVFLSTALRTLPVGTAYAIWTGIGAAGTALMGVILLGEPAEFRRFFCIGLIMAGVLGLRLVSSH; from the coding sequence ATGGCTTGGATATACCTTCTAATTGCTGGGTTGCTGGAGATGGGATGGGCAATTGGACTGAAGTATACACAAGGATTTACTAAACTTGGCCCTAGTATTGCTACTGTTGCTTGTATGGTAGTGAGTTTCGTTTTCTTATCAACAGCACTGCGTACATTACCAGTGGGTACAGCTTACGCCATCTGGACTGGTATAGGAGCTGCGGGTACAGCTTTGATGGGTGTAATTTTGTTGGGAGAACCAGCTGAATTTAGGCGTTTTTTCTGTATTGGCTTAATTATGGCTGGTGTGCTGGGGCTGAGGCTTGTCTCT